DNA sequence from the Macrococcus sp. 19Msa1099 genome:
AGTTATCAATTCTGATCTAAAAAACTATATCCAAACACATTTTAATCACATTATAGATAATTAGTTATAAATATATTTGTTTTATAGAAAGAAGTTCTGAAAAATCAGAACTTCTTTTTTTACATTTTATTTAGTCTACATAAATTGTACATAAACTCATTACTTTCTGTACACTCTTTTTTTATAAACATTGCAATCAAATTACCTTCATATTTATGTATAACAACTCATGTTTTAATCTATGTTTGATAACATGTACTGAATTAAGATGTAGTACATTGAAAAAAGAGATAAGAAGGAATGAAAATTGAATATGCAAGAGTTTCAAAATAGGTTACTTAAACTGGATCTTCAGAATGACAGTCTTGAAAATTATGGATGCGAAAAATTTTCACTGACAAGATGTGGGGGGAAAAGTCATCATTCAGGACTTAGAAGAAAGTAAGTCTAAAATATAGAAATAGACTAAATTTCTTCAATTATTATAGTCATGATATAATAATAATATGTATTTTATTTAACAAATTATTTGTGATAAAAGTATTTGAGCGTTTGGGGGAAGAAAATGTCATACTTACAAAATATATTTTTAGAATTTAATGAGAATATTACTATTAGCGAATCATACAAACACAAAATTAGAAGAGGAAGAAATACTTTAAGAGAAAAAATTAATGGTGGTTTTTTAAACGATGGTCACAAAAAACCAGAACATTTAACTCAAGGCTCTTATGCTATGCATACAGCACTATTACCAGAAGATGGTGAAGATTTTGACTTAGATAGTGGAATATATCTAAAAGATTATGATACTGAACAAATATATTGGCCAAGTACCATAGAAGTTCACAAACAAATATTATCTTATGTATCAGGGCATACAAATTGTATCATTGATAAAGATACTTGTGTCAGAGTTGATTATCAAGATAATTATCACATCGATTTACCTATATATATTATAGGTTTAGATAAACAAAATGATGAAGTTGCTTATTTGGCTCATAAAATTAATGGTTGGATTATTAGTGATCCGAAAGCCTTTAGAGATTGGTTTAATAATAATGTTAAAATTTCTGATGATAAGGTTGTTAGGAGAATTGTAAAGTATATAAAAAAATGGTCTAAAAATAAA
Encoded proteins:
- a CDS encoding CBASS cGAMP synthase, producing the protein MSYLQNIFLEFNENITISESYKHKIRRGRNTLREKINGGFLNDGHKKPEHLTQGSYAMHTALLPEDGEDFDLDSGIYLKDYDTEQIYWPSTIEVHKQILSYVSGHTNCIIDKDTCVRVDYQDNYHIDLPIYIIGLDKQNDEVAYLAHKINGWIISDPKAFRDWFNNNVKISDDKVVRRIVKYIKKWSKNKNINLPGMAISILVVECYEKADNDPDVLFKVLTNIYDRLEDNFSCRKPIRPLEEDLLEKYSFQDEQEILKELKEFKDLLHESIYISENEKMSTDILSEIFGSKFPIGDSDVKNINILTQTDVPEKIGLKNRHYA